In the genome of Longimicrobium sp., one region contains:
- a CDS encoding type II toxin-antitoxin system PemK/MazF family toxin, giving the protein MAALSAGAVVFVTFPFSDLSQVKLRPAVVLANAGRGDFILAQVTSNAFADPLAITLTSRDFVAGSLQQTSYVRPGKLFTANGTLIARQVGQLAPAALSRIIDQVVAILRGGAGTDRAGAGNTEKQ; this is encoded by the coding sequence GTGGCAGCGCTTTCAGCCGGAGCCGTAGTCTTCGTCACATTTCCGTTCTCGGACCTCTCCCAGGTGAAACTGCGCCCGGCCGTCGTTCTGGCAAACGCCGGGCGCGGTGATTTCATCCTCGCACAGGTCACCAGCAATGCGTTCGCGGATCCACTCGCGATCACGCTGACGTCCCGCGATTTCGTCGCTGGATCACTGCAGCAAACCAGCTACGTGCGGCCCGGAAAGCTCTTCACGGCGAACGGAACGCTCATCGCACGGCAGGTGGGACAACTCGCGCCCGCGGCGCTGAGTCGCATCATAGATCAGGTGGTCGCGATTCTCCGTGGCGGCGCCGGTACCGATCGAGCAGGAGCTGGAAACACCGAGAAGCAGTGA
- a CDS encoding LLM class flavin-dependent oxidoreductase, which translates to MRFGYWLPVFGGWLRNVDDEGMEASWEYVSRLARQSEEIGFDLTLVAELFLNDIKGQDAPTLEAWSTAAALAAVTRRLEIMVAVRPTFHPPVIFAKQAANIDRIGGGRLSLNVVSSWWATEAKKYGVQFDVHDDRYARTREWLEVVDGVWSQPRFSYAGRYYTVDEAVLEPKPAARPRPTIYAGGESPAAKELISARCDGYLMHGDPPENIAPKVADMRARRQALGLPPMVYGAAGYVVCRDTEAEARRELQRITDVGSGAAYHNYREWLANTQLEQRVSLEDYSVSNRGLRSGLVGTPERIAERLIELEAAGLDLVLLQFSPQLEEMERFAEQVIPLVNGAREQRTAA; encoded by the coding sequence ATGCGATTCGGATACTGGCTCCCCGTCTTCGGCGGCTGGCTCCGCAACGTGGACGACGAGGGGATGGAGGCCTCGTGGGAGTACGTGAGCCGCCTGGCGCGGCAGAGCGAGGAGATCGGCTTCGACCTCACGCTGGTGGCCGAGCTGTTCCTGAACGACATCAAGGGGCAGGACGCGCCCACCCTGGAGGCGTGGTCCACCGCGGCGGCGCTGGCGGCGGTCACCCGGCGGCTGGAGATCATGGTGGCGGTGCGCCCCACCTTCCACCCGCCGGTGATCTTCGCCAAGCAGGCGGCCAACATCGACCGCATCGGCGGCGGGCGGTTGTCGCTGAACGTGGTGTCGAGCTGGTGGGCCACCGAGGCGAAGAAGTACGGCGTGCAGTTCGACGTGCACGACGACCGCTACGCCCGCACGCGCGAGTGGCTGGAGGTGGTCGACGGCGTGTGGAGCCAGCCGCGCTTCAGCTACGCCGGGCGCTACTACACGGTGGACGAGGCGGTGCTGGAGCCCAAGCCGGCCGCCCGCCCGCGGCCCACGATCTACGCCGGCGGCGAGTCGCCCGCGGCCAAGGAGCTGATCTCGGCCCGCTGCGACGGCTACCTGATGCACGGCGACCCGCCGGAGAACATCGCGCCGAAGGTGGCCGACATGCGCGCCCGCCGCCAGGCGCTGGGCCTGCCGCCGATGGTGTACGGCGCAGCCGGCTACGTGGTCTGCCGCGACACCGAGGCCGAGGCGCGCCGCGAGCTGCAGCGCATCACCGACGTGGGGAGCGGCGCCGCCTACCACAACTACCGGGAGTGGCTGGCGAACACGCAGCTCGAGCAGCGGGTGAGCCTGGAGGACTACTCGGTGTCGAACCGGGGCCTGCGCAGCGGCCTGGTGGGCACCCCCGAGCGGATCGCCGAGCGGCTGATCGAGCTGGAGGCCGCCGGGCTGGACCTGGTGCTCCTGCAGTTCTCGCCGCAGCTCGAGGAGATGGAGCGCTTCGCCGAGCAGGTGATCCCGCTGGTGAACGGGGCGCGGGAGCAGAGGACGGCGGCGTAG
- a CDS encoding serine hydrolase domain-containing protein, whose amino-acid sequence MKLSRSFTSVALLFLPTLAAAQAADSAARVDSLFVRWNSRETPGCTVGVGRGGRTLLTRAYGMADLEHDVPNTPETVFEAGSVSKQFTAAAVVLLAQQGRLSLDDPVRKHVPELPDYGAPLTVRHLLNHTSGLRDWGTVQEIAGWPRGTRTHTHAHVLDIAARQRALNFPPGSEYLYSNTGYNLLAVIVDRVAGEPFAEFTRRSLFQPLGMARTGWRDDFTRVVKGRAVAYELGRDSTFHSQMPFENVHGNGGLLTTVGDLLRWNENFADARVGGRVLVDELQRQGVLTSGRRIQYAEGLVVARHRGIPEVNHSGATAGYRAWLARYPEQRLSVAVLCNAAQANPVALGRRVADVFLPVSAAADAPAPVTLSAEALTARAGLYRNRRTSEPVRLAVRDGKLAAENAPPLVPLSATVFQAPSGWPRLEFDPAPAGRAALRLLAADGDTFVYDPVDDWAPGADRLDEFAGEYRSEEAEVAYTAAVEDGKLVLRRRPDARVELTPAYVDAFTAPRGWIVRFSRDASGRVDGLSVWLDRVRGLRFDRTSR is encoded by the coding sequence ATGAAGCTGTCTCGATCCTTCACGAGCGTCGCCCTCCTCTTCCTGCCGACGCTCGCAGCGGCCCAGGCCGCCGACTCCGCCGCGCGCGTCGACAGCCTCTTCGTGCGGTGGAATTCGCGGGAGACGCCGGGGTGCACGGTGGGAGTGGGGCGCGGCGGGCGCACGCTGCTCACCCGCGCCTACGGGATGGCGGACCTGGAGCACGACGTGCCGAACACGCCGGAGACGGTGTTCGAGGCGGGCTCCGTCTCCAAGCAGTTCACCGCGGCGGCCGTCGTCCTCCTGGCCCAGCAGGGGCGCCTCTCGCTGGACGACCCGGTGCGGAAGCACGTGCCGGAGCTGCCGGACTACGGCGCGCCGCTCACCGTCCGCCACCTGCTGAACCACACCAGCGGGCTGCGCGACTGGGGGACGGTGCAGGAGATCGCCGGGTGGCCGCGGGGGACGCGCACCCACACGCACGCGCACGTGCTGGACATCGCGGCGCGGCAGCGCGCGCTCAACTTTCCGCCGGGCTCCGAGTACCTCTACAGCAACACGGGCTACAACCTGCTGGCCGTGATCGTCGACCGCGTGGCGGGCGAGCCGTTCGCGGAGTTCACGCGCCGGAGCCTCTTCCAGCCGCTGGGGATGGCGCGCACCGGGTGGCGCGACGACTTCACCCGCGTGGTGAAGGGCCGCGCGGTCGCCTACGAGCTGGGGCGCGACAGCACCTTCCACAGCCAGATGCCGTTCGAGAACGTGCACGGCAACGGCGGGCTGCTGACCACGGTGGGCGACCTGCTGCGCTGGAACGAGAACTTCGCGGACGCGCGGGTAGGCGGGCGCGTGCTGGTGGACGAGCTGCAGCGGCAGGGGGTGCTCACCAGCGGGCGGCGGATCCAGTACGCCGAGGGGCTGGTCGTCGCCCGCCACCGCGGGATCCCGGAGGTCAACCACAGCGGCGCCACCGCCGGCTACCGCGCCTGGCTGGCGCGCTACCCCGAGCAGCGGCTCTCGGTGGCGGTCCTCTGCAACGCCGCGCAGGCCAACCCCGTGGCGCTCGGCCGCCGCGTGGCCGACGTCTTCCTCCCCGTCTCCGCCGCGGCGGACGCGCCGGCGCCCGTCACCCTCTCCGCCGAGGCGCTCACGGCCCGCGCGGGGCTCTACCGCAACCGCCGCACGAGCGAGCCGGTCCGGCTGGCGGTGCGCGACGGGAAGCTGGCGGCCGAGAACGCGCCGCCGCTGGTTCCGCTCTCGGCCACGGTCTTCCAGGCGCCGAGCGGCTGGCCGCGGCTGGAGTTCGATCCCGCCCCCGCCGGCCGCGCCGCGCTGCGGCTGCTGGCAGCGGACGGCGACACCTTCGTCTACGACCCGGTGGACGACTGGGCGCCGGGCGCGGACCGGCTGGACGAGTTCGCGGGCGAGTACCGGAGCGAGGAGGCCGAGGTGGCCTACACGGCCGCCGTCGAGGACGGGAAGCTGGTGCTGCGCCGCCGCCCCGACGCGCGCGTCGAGCTGACGCCGGCGTACGTCGACGCCTTCACCGCGCCGCGCGGGTGGATCGTGCGCTTCAGCCGCGACGCCTCGGGGCGCGTGGACGGGCTGAGCGTCTGGCTCGACCGCGTCCGCGGGCTCCGCTTCGACCGCACCTCGCGCTGA
- a CDS encoding GNAT family N-acetyltransferase, which translates to MSDGVVVRPASEADGEVWLGLVDALADYEKLDRPSPEARGRLLADAFGPRPRIQVYIGEMEGRPVAYAITLETYSSFLALPTLYLEDLFVVPEARRHGLGRAMIRFLAGEAVRRGCGRMEWVVLDWNRLAIDFYERLGARHMKEWYTYRLTADQLREIADAPA; encoded by the coding sequence ATGTCCGACGGAGTCGTGGTCCGTCCCGCCAGCGAGGCGGACGGCGAGGTCTGGCTGGGGCTGGTGGACGCGCTGGCCGACTACGAGAAGCTCGACCGACCCTCGCCCGAGGCGCGGGGGCGGCTGCTGGCGGACGCGTTCGGGCCCCGGCCGCGCATCCAGGTCTACATCGGCGAGATGGAGGGCCGGCCGGTCGCGTACGCCATCACCCTGGAGACGTACTCCTCGTTCCTGGCCCTGCCGACGCTCTACCTCGAAGACCTCTTCGTCGTCCCCGAGGCGCGCAGGCACGGGCTCGGCCGCGCGATGATCCGCTTCCTGGCCGGCGAGGCGGTGCGCCGCGGGTGCGGGCGGATGGAGTGGGTGGTGCTGGACTGGAACCGGCTCGCCATCGACTTCTACGAGCGCCTGGGCGCGCGGCACATGAAGGAGTGGTACACCTACCGCCTCACCGCCGACCAGCTCCGGGAGATCGCGGACGCTCCGGCCTGA
- a CDS encoding DUF3800 domain-containing protein: MPAFSDYVVFVDESGDHGMESIDASYPVFVLAFLVFEKEAYASAAAPAVLRFKYRHFGHDQVILHEHDIRKSKGPFAFLFDAARRDAFFADLDRLMVEAPFTLVASAIHKQRHRERYRRPADPYHVAMGFGLERIYQHLCGRGCSGGVTHLLFERRGAKEDARLEEAFRRVCGGDNHLRRALPFEIVMTDKKANSAGLQLADLVARPIGRKVLDPAQPNRACDLLEPKFRRSPSGRKEGWGLKVFP, translated from the coding sequence TTGCCCGCCTTCAGCGACTACGTGGTCTTCGTCGACGAGAGCGGCGACCACGGCATGGAGTCGATCGACGCCAGCTACCCCGTGTTCGTCCTGGCCTTCCTCGTCTTCGAGAAGGAAGCGTACGCGTCCGCCGCCGCGCCCGCGGTGCTGCGCTTCAAGTACCGCCACTTCGGACACGACCAGGTGATCCTGCACGAGCACGACATCCGCAAGAGCAAGGGCCCGTTCGCCTTCCTCTTCGACGCCGCGCGGCGCGACGCCTTCTTCGCCGACCTCGACCGGCTGATGGTGGAGGCGCCGTTCACGCTGGTCGCCAGCGCCATCCACAAGCAGCGCCACCGCGAGCGCTACCGCCGCCCGGCCGATCCCTACCACGTGGCCATGGGCTTCGGCCTGGAGCGCATCTACCAGCACCTGTGCGGGCGCGGGTGCAGCGGCGGCGTCACGCACCTGCTGTTCGAGCGGCGCGGGGCGAAGGAAGACGCCCGGCTGGAGGAGGCCTTCCGCCGCGTCTGCGGCGGCGACAACCACCTGCGCCGGGCGCTCCCGTTCGAGATCGTGATGACCGACAAGAAGGCGAACTCGGCCGGGCTCCAGCTCGCCGATCTGGTCGCGCGGCCGATCGGGCGCAAGGTGCTGGACCCCGCGCAGCCCAACCGCGCCTGCGACCTGCTGGAGCCCAAGTTCCGCCGCAGCCCGTCCGGTCGGAAGGAGGGGTGGGGGCTGAAGGTCTTTCCCTGA
- a CDS encoding porin family protein, with protein sequence MRGIWSTAVAAALVLGAASGAAAQGISVGVKAGVNVATLGGDDVEDADSRIGLVGGAFLVYRFSDMLAIQPEVLYSQKGASFSDTEGELTVKLDYVDVPVLLRLNVPVTGSSLRPSVFAGPVFSLRASCGAEAEFNGGSVEVDCDELDEEGIAVKDTDVGLAFGAGLDFPAGRATVTLDGRYTLGLSSIDDSDLDADVKNRAFAVMLGIAIPLMGR encoded by the coding sequence ATGAGAGGGATCTGGTCCACCGCCGTCGCGGCGGCGCTCGTGCTCGGCGCCGCGTCCGGGGCCGCCGCACAGGGGATCTCGGTCGGCGTGAAGGCGGGCGTCAACGTGGCGACGCTCGGCGGCGACGACGTCGAGGACGCCGACTCGCGCATCGGCCTGGTCGGGGGTGCCTTCCTCGTCTACCGCTTCTCGGACATGCTCGCCATCCAGCCGGAGGTGCTCTACTCGCAGAAGGGGGCCTCGTTCAGCGACACAGAGGGGGAGTTGACGGTCAAGCTGGACTACGTCGACGTGCCGGTCCTGCTCAGGCTGAACGTGCCGGTCACCGGCTCGTCGCTCCGGCCGTCGGTCTTCGCCGGGCCCGTGTTCAGCCTGAGGGCGAGCTGCGGCGCCGAGGCCGAGTTCAACGGAGGTTCCGTCGAGGTCGACTGCGACGAGCTCGACGAGGAGGGCATCGCCGTCAAGGACACCGACGTCGGCCTCGCCTTCGGCGCCGGGCTGGACTTCCCGGCCGGCCGCGCGACCGTCACCCTCGACGGGCGGTACACGCTCGGCCTGAGCTCGATCGACGACTCGGATCTGGACGCGGACGTGAAGAACCGCGCGTTCGCCGTGATGCTTGGGATTGCGATCCCCCTGATGGGCCGCTGA